Genomic segment of Pseudomonas iranensis:
CTGACTGCGTCCGGCCAGTTGCTGCCAGAGGCTGTCCTGCCATGGATAGGCCTCAGCCACGGGCCAGCTCCAGCAGATTCGGCAACAAGGTGTCCAGCGATTGCTGGACCTTGGCCAATGGCTGACCGGCATCGATGCGCACGTAACGCGACGGGTCGGCTTCGGCGCGCTTCAGGAACGCATTGCGCACGTTTTCGAAAAACGCCCGGCCTTCGAGTTCGAAACGATCCAGTCGGCCACGGGCACTGGCGCGGGCCAGACCGATCTCTACGGGCAGATCGAAAATAAGTGTCAGATCGGGCCGCAAGTCACCCTGCACGAAAGTTTCCAGGGTGGCGATGCGTTCCAGCGACAAACCACGACCGCCGCCCTGATAGGCGTATGTCGAGTCGGTGAAGCGATCACACAGCACCACAGCGCCACGGGCCAGCGCCGGGCGAATCACCTCGGCCAGATGCTGGGCGCGCGCGGCGAACACCAGCAACAGCTCGGCGTCCGGATGCATCACTTCGTCGGCCGGGGTCAGCAACACGTCACGAATCCGCTCGGCCAGCGGCGTACCGCCGGGCTCACGGGTGAGCAGCACTTCGATACCGGCGGCGCGCAGGCGCTCGGCGAGGTATTCGCGATTGGTGCTCTTGCCCGCGCCTTCCGGGCCTTCCAGGGTAATAAACAAGCCAGTCACAGGCAGTCCTTCATCAAAGTCATTGCGCGTTCTGTGGTGCAGCGGCGTCCGGTTCTTGGGCTGGCGCCGGATCTTGCGGCGGCGCTTTCGATGGCACTTCGGGCAGCACCTCGGGCGCGGTGTTCGGCGAGGCCGCCGGAATGGCCTCATCGGTGGCCGGCGCGCTCACCGGTGCCGGGCTGGAACGGTAATCGGCGCGGCGCTTGAGCTGGTATTCGCGCACCGCGTTGTTGTGCGCATCCAGATCATCGGAGAACACATGGCTGCCATCGCCACGGGCGACGAAATACAGGCTGCTGCCCTCCACCGGGTTGAGCGCAGCATGAATCGCTTCGCGTCCGACCATCGCAATCGGCGTCGGTGGCAAACCGGGAATCACGTAAGTGTTATAGGGTGTCGGTTCTTTCAGATGCGCGCGGGTCAGCTTGCCGGTGTAGCGATCACCGAGGCCATAGATCACTGTCGGATCGG
This window contains:
- the tmk gene encoding dTMP kinase, whose translation is MTGLFITLEGPEGAGKSTNREYLAERLRAAGIEVLLTREPGGTPLAERIRDVLLTPADEVMHPDAELLLVFAARAQHLAEVIRPALARGAVVLCDRFTDSTYAYQGGGRGLSLERIATLETFVQGDLRPDLTLIFDLPVEIGLARASARGRLDRFELEGRAFFENVRNAFLKRAEADPSRYVRIDAGQPLAKVQQSLDTLLPNLLELARG